From Methylocystis sp. ATCC 49242, one genomic window encodes:
- the folE gene encoding GTP cyclohydrolase I FolE: MDDVVKTFPARPEFADSTMDDVIDRAPSGRKPAAAPDATPQPPERPTREEAEAAVRTLLRWAGDDPNREGLLETPRRVVKAYEEFFKGYQESADEVLSRIFEEVEGYEDLVLVRDIPFTSHCEHHVVPFVGKAHIAYYPTGGVVGLSKLARLVDVFARRLQTQEAMTAQIATAIEEHLNPRGVAVLIEAEHMCMSMRGVLKQGSSTVTVQFSGVFRDDPGQQAHFYTLLRGAR; encoded by the coding sequence ATGGATGACGTGGTTAAGACCTTTCCCGCTCGCCCCGAATTTGCCGACTCTACGATGGACGACGTAATCGACCGCGCTCCCTCCGGCCGCAAACCCGCAGCGGCCCCCGACGCCACACCCCAGCCGCCCGAGCGCCCCACGCGCGAGGAGGCCGAGGCCGCCGTCCGCACGCTGCTGCGCTGGGCCGGCGACGATCCCAACCGCGAGGGCCTGCTGGAAACGCCGCGGCGCGTCGTGAAGGCCTATGAGGAATTCTTCAAGGGCTATCAGGAATCCGCCGACGAGGTGCTGTCGCGCATCTTCGAAGAGGTGGAGGGCTACGAGGATCTCGTGCTGGTGCGCGACATCCCCTTCACCTCGCACTGCGAGCATCACGTCGTGCCCTTCGTCGGAAAGGCGCATATCGCCTATTATCCGACGGGCGGCGTCGTCGGCCTGTCGAAACTCGCGCGCCTCGTGGACGTCTTCGCGCGCCGCCTGCAAACGCAGGAGGCCATGACCGCGCAGATCGCCACGGCGATCGAGGAGCATCTCAATCCGCGCGGCGTCGCCGTGCTGATCGAGGCCGAGCATATGTGCATGTCCATGCGCGGCGTGCTCAAGCAGGGCTCGTCGACCGTGACGGTGCAGTTCTCAGGCGTCTTCCGCGACGATCCCGGCCAGCAGGCGCATTTCTACACGCTGCTGCGCGGCGCGCGGTGA
- a CDS encoding iron-sulfur cluster assembly scaffold protein, translating to MLDKVYNTRILELAADIPRLGRLERPDATASAYSKLCGSTITVDINIRDGKVSDYAHELKACALGQASASIMARNVVGSTPEELREAREALRRMLKENGPPPQGKWSDLAVLEPVRDYKARHGSTMLAFDAVVDAVGKAEGQPAAVK from the coding sequence ATGCTCGACAAGGTCTACAACACCCGAATTCTGGAACTCGCCGCGGATATTCCGAGGCTTGGCCGCTTGGAGCGACCCGACGCCACGGCCTCGGCCTATTCGAAGCTCTGCGGCTCGACCATCACCGTGGATATAAACATCCGCGACGGTAAGGTTTCCGACTACGCGCACGAGTTGAAGGCCTGCGCGCTGGGCCAGGCCTCCGCCTCGATCATGGCGCGAAATGTCGTGGGCTCGACCCCCGAAGAGCTGCGCGAGGCCCGAGAGGCGTTGCGCCGGATGCTGAAGGAAAACGGCCCGCCGCCGCAGGGCAAATGGTCCGACCTCGCCGTGCTGGAGCCCGTGCGGGATTACAAGGCCCGGCACGGGTCGACCATGCTGGCGTTCGACGCGGTGGTGGACGCCGTCGGGAAGGCGGAGGGGCAACCGGCCGCGGTCAAATAG
- the ruvC gene encoding crossover junction endodeoxyribonuclease RuvC encodes MISPPIRILGIDPGLRNTGWGVIESQGSRLSFVACGRVKSDGALDMGNRLRQLHEGLMQVIADYGPHEAAVEETFVNRDPQSTLKLGQARGIALMAPALAGLVIAEYAANLVKKIVVGAGHADKAQIQMMVRVLLPASQATSADAADALAVAICHAQHRGARALRESA; translated from the coding sequence ATGATCTCCCCACCGATTCGCATCCTTGGCATCGACCCCGGCCTCAGAAACACCGGCTGGGGCGTGATCGAGTCGCAGGGCTCGCGACTTTCCTTCGTCGCCTGCGGGCGCGTGAAGTCGGATGGCGCGCTCGACATGGGGAATCGGCTGCGGCAGTTGCACGAAGGGTTGATGCAGGTCATCGCCGACTACGGGCCGCATGAGGCGGCGGTGGAGGAGACCTTCGTCAACCGCGATCCACAATCCACCCTCAAGCTCGGTCAGGCGCGCGGGATCGCGCTGATGGCGCCGGCGCTGGCCGGGCTCGTCATCGCGGAATATGCGGCGAATCTCGTCAAGAAGATCGTGGTCGGCGCCGGCCACGCCGACAAGGCTCAGATACAGATGATGGTGCGCGTGCTCCTGCCCGCAAGCCAGGCGACCAGCGCCGACGCCGCCGACGCTCTCGCGGTGGCGATCTGCCACGCCCAGCATCGCGGAGCGCGGGCTTTGCGGGAATCGGCATGA
- the ruvA gene encoding Holliday junction branch migration protein RuvA, which yields MIGKLKGLIDSYGEDFVILDVNGVGYVVHCSSRTLQKLPRAGEAAALAIETQVREDSIRLFGFEAEVERDWFRLLQTVQGVGAKVALGILSILSSSEIASAIATQDKAMVARAPGVGPKLAARIVAELKDKAPAFGAVDPVVAKLAGEDADASAPSAVRDAISALVNLGYGRPQAAAAVAASVKALGEGAETGALIRQGLRELAL from the coding sequence ATGATCGGCAAGCTGAAGGGCCTCATCGACAGTTATGGCGAGGATTTCGTGATCCTCGACGTGAATGGCGTCGGCTATGTCGTGCATTGCTCGTCGCGCACCTTGCAGAAGCTGCCGCGCGCCGGCGAGGCCGCGGCGCTCGCCATCGAGACGCAGGTGCGCGAAGACTCCATCCGTCTCTTCGGCTTCGAGGCCGAGGTCGAGCGCGACTGGTTCCGCCTGCTTCAGACCGTGCAGGGCGTCGGCGCCAAGGTCGCGCTCGGCATTCTTTCGATCCTGTCCTCCTCGGAGATCGCTTCCGCCATCGCGACACAGGACAAGGCGATGGTCGCGCGCGCGCCCGGAGTCGGGCCGAAACTCGCCGCCCGCATCGTCGCGGAGCTGAAGGACAAGGCGCCGGCCTTCGGCGCCGTCGATCCGGTGGTGGCGAAGCTCGCCGGGGAAGACGCCGACGCCAGCGCCCCCTCCGCCGTTCGCGACGCCATTTCGGCGCTGGTCAACCTCGGATACGGCCGCCCCCAGGCCGCCGCCGCCGTCGCCGCGAGCGTCAAGGCGCTCGGCGAAGGCGCGGAGACCGGCGCGCTGATCCGGCAGGGACTGCGCGAACTGGCGCTTTGA
- a CDS encoding isoprenylcysteine carboxylmethyltransferase family protein: MSLSEGRGRSAVLAFFTERVRRDLQFSNIFRVDFTASIAYSAATLFFLAGAELSPQLAPVLLELVSTYAVLHAIKILLVIYLEKQGGDAREFIGSEQLVTRGVYAFSRNPVYVLSLVQSFVWSLILICLGAGSPHAWLSYALAAALLYGHYWGMDRLIIPHEEAALRRRHPEAFATYCARVRRWFGRRLT; this comes from the coding sequence ATGAGCTTGTCTGAGGGCCGTGGGCGCTCGGCCGTGCTGGCGTTTTTCACGGAGCGCGTTCGGCGCGACCTGCAATTCTCCAATATTTTCCGCGTCGATTTCACCGCCTCGATCGCATATTCGGCCGCGACGCTGTTTTTTCTCGCCGGAGCCGAGCTGTCGCCGCAATTGGCGCCCGTGCTGCTCGAACTCGTCTCGACCTATGCAGTGCTGCATGCAATCAAAATCCTGCTCGTCATTTATCTCGAGAAACAGGGCGGCGACGCGCGCGAATTTATCGGCTCCGAGCAACTTGTGACGCGCGGCGTCTACGCCTTTTCGCGTAACCCGGTCTATGTGCTCTCACTCGTGCAGAGCTTTGTCTGGTCGTTGATCCTGATCTGTCTCGGCGCCGGGAGCCCGCACGCCTGGCTGTCCTATGCGCTGGCGGCGGCCCTGCTTTACGGCCATTACTGGGGCATGGACCGGCTGATCATCCCCCATGAGGAGGCCGCGCTGCGCCGCCGGCACCCGGAAGCCTTCGCCACCTATTGCGCGCGCGTGCGGCGCTGGTTCGGGCGGCGCCTAACCTGA
- a CDS encoding DUF6394 family protein: MNLEKVIFGFFILFAATLNFGFVYGDIANPDHHHFWEFFAAVVINLIATVLKFGDRTHIGAVHLASSLVALLQLAAAGIVWFFAYRANGGETLSEFDTVSIVSLASGAFLANIVSIVIMVVETSLQRR, encoded by the coding sequence ATGAATCTCGAGAAGGTCATTTTCGGATTTTTCATCCTTTTCGCAGCGACGCTGAATTTCGGCTTCGTATATGGCGACATCGCAAATCCGGATCATCACCATTTCTGGGAGTTCTTCGCCGCGGTCGTCATCAATCTCATCGCCACCGTGCTGAAATTCGGCGACCGGACACATATCGGCGCCGTGCATCTGGCTTCCAGTCTCGTGGCCCTGCTTCAGCTCGCGGCGGCCGGCATCGTCTGGTTTTTCGCCTATCGGGCGAACGGCGGCGAGACACTGTCCGAATTCGATACTGTCAGCATCGTTTCGCTCGCCTCGGGCGCCTTTCTGGCGAACATCGTCTCGATCGTAATAATGGTTGTAGAAACCAGTCTACAGAGACGCTGA
- a CDS encoding potassium channel protein: MSSVFFVALRRLRAPLVLIIVIFSIATVGLSLIPGVDENGQTWQMTPFQAFYFTTYTATTIGFGETPHAFTDTQRLWVTFVIYLSVVGWAYLLGSLMALAQDKGFQEAIVAARFRRNIRALRRPFYIICGLGETGLGVLSALDRLGFLFVVIDSDLARLNELQIRDHSVDAPALVADARTPAALLSAGLKKPECRGLLALTNNDDVNLAIAINVYLLRPGLSVICRSQSIENSNTLKSLGGYQIIDPFEEFSDQLLIAMQSPDTHRLLTWLVGPPGNYLKPRLPAPPGAWIVCGYGRFGARIVDAIRQGGFAVTVIDPAGKAPSNVPVITGAGSEDTLLLAGVGEVAGIVAATDNDAINLSISISARRLNPGIFVIARQNLVSNEPLFAALAADMTMVSNQIIANECVAMLRTPLLAEFLRIIRTKNNEWSRRLVRELGVMTRQVTPDFWSFTIGAEETPALFDVMSHLDVPITVGDMRRNASQRDRKLKCRSLLLQRGDRFVDLPADDSILEVGDRLLFAGAPVARNRQRDILLNANVAKFVLTGEGDGDGAIWRWLRRKHRATKP; encoded by the coding sequence ATGAGCAGCGTATTTTTTGTCGCGCTGCGGCGACTTCGTGCGCCGCTCGTTCTCATCATCGTCATCTTCTCAATCGCGACAGTGGGCCTGAGCCTCATTCCCGGCGTGGACGAGAATGGTCAGACCTGGCAAATGACGCCTTTTCAGGCATTCTATTTCACAACGTACACTGCGACGACCATCGGCTTCGGCGAAACGCCGCATGCCTTCACGGACACCCAGCGCCTATGGGTTACTTTCGTCATCTATCTTTCCGTCGTCGGCTGGGCCTATCTCCTCGGTTCGCTGATGGCGCTCGCCCAGGACAAGGGATTTCAGGAGGCGATCGTTGCCGCGCGTTTTCGGCGGAATATAAGAGCGCTGCGCCGGCCCTTCTACATCATCTGCGGACTTGGCGAGACAGGACTCGGCGTGCTGAGCGCGCTGGATCGGCTCGGATTCCTGTTCGTCGTCATCGACTCCGACCTCGCGCGGCTGAACGAGCTCCAGATCCGGGACCACAGCGTGGACGCTCCGGCCCTCGTCGCGGACGCGCGAACCCCCGCCGCGCTCCTGTCCGCCGGCTTGAAGAAGCCCGAATGCCGCGGACTTCTCGCCCTGACCAACAACGACGACGTCAACCTCGCCATCGCCATAAACGTCTATCTGCTTCGTCCCGGCCTCTCGGTCATCTGCCGCTCCCAATCCATCGAGAATTCGAATACGCTAAAATCCCTCGGCGGCTATCAGATCATCGACCCCTTCGAGGAATTCTCGGACCAGCTGCTTATCGCGATGCAGTCGCCCGACACGCATCGCCTGTTGACCTGGCTCGTGGGGCCGCCGGGCAATTATCTTAAGCCGCGCCTGCCGGCCCCTCCGGGCGCCTGGATCGTGTGCGGATACGGGCGGTTCGGCGCGCGGATCGTCGACGCCATTCGACAAGGGGGATTTGCGGTCACGGTCATCGATCCTGCTGGAAAGGCGCCGTCGAACGTCCCCGTCATCACAGGCGCCGGAAGCGAGGACACGCTGTTGCTCGCGGGCGTGGGAGAAGTCGCCGGCATCGTCGCCGCGACGGACAATGACGCGATCAATCTTTCGATTTCGATCTCGGCGCGACGGCTGAACCCCGGAATCTTCGTGATCGCTCGCCAGAACCTCGTATCAAACGAGCCGCTTTTCGCAGCTCTCGCCGCCGACATGACAATGGTTTCCAACCAGATCATCGCCAATGAATGCGTTGCGATGCTCCGGACGCCGCTCCTGGCCGAGTTCCTGCGAATCATCCGCACGAAGAACAATGAGTGGTCTCGTCGGTTGGTGCGCGAATTGGGCGTCATGACCAGACAGGTGACGCCGGATTTCTGGAGTTTCACGATCGGAGCGGAGGAAACCCCTGCGCTGTTCGACGTCATGTCGCATCTAGATGTCCCCATCACAGTCGGCGACATGCGCCGCAATGCGTCGCAAAGAGACCGCAAGCTGAAATGCCGTTCGCTTCTCCTGCAGCGCGGCGACCGCTTCGTGGATCTGCCCGCGGACGACTCGATTCTCGAAGTTGGCGACCGGCTCCTGTTCGCGGGCGCGCCCGTCGCCCGGAACCGGCAGAGGGACATCCTGCTGAACGCCAATGTCGCCAAATTCGTGCTGACGGGCGAGGGCGACGGCGACGGCGCAATCTGGCGGTGGCTGAGGCGGAAACACCGCGCGACAAAGCCGTGA
- the ruvB gene encoding Holliday junction branch migration DNA helicase RuvB: protein MTTPPRRLVSPEQRDDDTDTSFRPLTLADFTGQEAARANLKVFIEAAKTRGDALDHVLLVGPPGLGKTTLAQIVARELGVNFRSTSGPVIAKAGDLAAQLTNLEPRDVLFIDEIHRLNPAVEEILYPAMEDFQLDLIIGEGPAARSVKIDLAKFTLVGATTRAGLLTTPLRDRFGIPVRLNFYTAEELELIVRRGARVLGVGMNEEGAREIARRSRGTPRIAGRLLRRVRDFAIVEGAATITRQLADRSLSLLEVDSIGLDIMDRRYLNMVALNFGGGPVGIETIAAALSEPRDAIEDIIEPYLLQQGFLQRTPRGRLLTPHAFKHLGLAEPARPSGQFGLFDGEE, encoded by the coding sequence TTGACCACCCCTCCCCGGCGGCTCGTCAGCCCCGAACAGCGCGACGACGACACGGATACGAGCTTCCGACCCCTGACGCTTGCCGACTTCACCGGGCAAGAGGCGGCGCGGGCCAACCTCAAGGTTTTCATCGAGGCCGCCAAGACGCGCGGCGACGCGCTCGACCATGTGCTGCTCGTCGGCCCGCCGGGATTGGGCAAAACCACGCTCGCCCAGATCGTCGCCCGCGAGCTCGGCGTGAATTTCCGCTCGACCTCCGGCCCCGTGATCGCCAAGGCGGGCGACCTCGCGGCGCAGCTCACCAATCTCGAGCCGCGCGACGTTCTGTTCATCGACGAAATCCACCGACTCAATCCAGCGGTGGAGGAGATTCTCTATCCCGCCATGGAGGATTTCCAGCTCGACCTCATCATCGGCGAGGGGCCGGCGGCGCGGTCGGTCAAGATCGACCTCGCCAAATTCACGCTGGTCGGCGCCACGACCCGCGCCGGCCTGCTGACGACGCCGCTGCGCGACCGTTTCGGCATTCCGGTGCGGCTGAATTTCTATACGGCCGAGGAGCTGGAGCTGATCGTCAGGCGCGGCGCGCGCGTACTGGGCGTCGGCATGAATGAGGAAGGCGCGCGGGAGATCGCGCGGCGTTCTCGCGGCACACCGCGCATCGCGGGCCGCCTGCTGCGCCGCGTCCGCGATTTCGCCATCGTGGAAGGCGCCGCGACGATCACGCGCCAGCTGGCGGACCGCTCATTGTCGCTGCTGGAAGTAGACAGCATCGGCCTCGACATCATGGACCGGCGCTATCTGAACATGGTGGCGCTGAATTTCGGCGGCGGGCCGGTCGGGATCGAAACCATCGCGGCGGCGCTCTCCGAACCCCGCGACGCGATCGAGGACATTATCGAACCCTATCTCCTGCAACAGGGCTTCCTGCAGCGCACGCCGCGCGGGCGATTGTTGACTCCCCACGCCTTCAAACACCTCGGCCTCGCCGAACCGGCGAGGCCTTCAGGTCAATTCGGGCTGTTCGATGGAGAGGAATAG
- the ybgC gene encoding tol-pal system-associated acyl-CoA thioesterase — protein MKAQHSIPIRIYWEDTDASGLVYHTSYIRFMERGRTELLRTLELDQRALLEGAAGAPIFFVVRAMDIDFRKPALMDDLLSVETRVTEIGGASIDLDQRVIRNGELLVGARVKVVCVENGRARRLPADVRTKFENALTAS, from the coding sequence ATGAAGGCACAACACAGCATCCCCATCCGCATCTATTGGGAGGACACGGACGCGTCCGGTCTCGTCTATCACACCTCCTATATTCGCTTCATGGAGCGCGGGCGCACCGAGCTTCTGCGCACTCTGGAGCTGGATCAGCGCGCGCTGCTGGAGGGCGCGGCGGGCGCCCCGATCTTCTTCGTCGTGCGCGCGATGGATATCGATTTCAGGAAGCCCGCGCTCATGGACGATCTCCTGAGCGTGGAGACGCGCGTGACGGAGATCGGCGGCGCATCCATCGATCTCGATCAGCGCGTCATCCGCAACGGCGAGCTGCTGGTGGGCGCCAGAGTGAAGGTCGTGTGCGTCGAAAACGGTCGCGCGAGGCGTCTGCCGGCCGACGTGCGCACGAAATTCGAGAACGCCCTGACCGCGTCGTGA
- a CDS encoding fatty acid desaturase, whose amino-acid sequence MNSVDFDRLPGFCRREDVSSIIRALIAPILFLLPFARDFTNTEFYLYVIVLIALIGRANYLMHWHVHHPFTTAPAFNLLLDMCLGVATGMTASNWRIQHVYGHHFGADERFRAPVDMRRPYTPRAAFSFCLRSLWPTFFAPIREAFEKGVRRNEKSPVNYRWAFVEQCLLILLIAALLVWRPWLAIFYLLPWYVSVFFISRYVDYLNHYGCDESGANLPALANNTSHRWFNFLTGNFGYHTAHHLHPRAHWTQLPELHREISKDIPQAHLKNFSWSFLHLPHHFYLARLGRM is encoded by the coding sequence ATGAATTCCGTTGATTTCGACCGCCTCCCCGGCTTTTGCCGCCGGGAGGATGTCTCCAGCATCATCCGGGCCCTGATCGCCCCGATCCTGTTCCTTCTTCCCTTCGCGCGAGACTTCACGAATACTGAATTTTATTTATATGTAATTGTTTTGATTGCGCTTATTGGTCGTGCAAACTATCTGATGCACTGGCATGTCCACCATCCCTTCACCACCGCGCCGGCCTTCAACCTGCTGCTCGACATGTGTCTGGGCGTGGCGACGGGAATGACGGCCTCCAATTGGCGCATCCAGCACGTCTACGGCCACCACTTTGGCGCGGACGAGCGGTTTCGCGCGCCGGTCGACATGCGCCGTCCCTACACGCCGCGCGCCGCATTTTCATTTTGCTTGCGATCGCTGTGGCCGACCTTTTTCGCGCCGATCCGCGAGGCCTTCGAAAAGGGCGTAAGGCGCAACGAGAAATCGCCGGTGAATTATCGCTGGGCCTTCGTCGAGCAATGTCTGCTCATATTGCTGATCGCCGCGCTGCTGGTCTGGCGCCCGTGGCTTGCGATTTTCTACCTGCTGCCCTGGTACGTCTCGGTATTTTTCATTTCGAGATATGTGGATTACCTCAATCATTACGGATGCGATGAAAGCGGCGCGAATCTCCCGGCGCTCGCCAACAACACCTCACACCGCTGGTTCAATTTCCTCACCGGCAATTTCGGCTATCATACCGCGCATCATCTCCATCCGCGCGCGCACTGGACGCAGCTTCCCGAGCTGCATCGCGAAATCTCGAAAGATATTCCGCAGGCCCATCTCAAGAATTTCAGCTGGTCTTTCCTGCATCTCCCGCATCACTTCTATCTGGCGCGGCTCGGGCGGATGTAG
- the tolQ gene encoding protein TolQ: MNPAEIAASPLAAPAADITIWSMFWGAHIVVKFVMVGLLLASVWCWAIIIDKTLLFSRMRRAMDRFEESFWSGNSLEELYGKLSERPTTGMATLFVAAMREWKRSFQSGASASFMGLQARIEKVLDVSIAREVEKLESNLLVLATVASAGPFVGLFGTVWGIMTSFRSIAASKNTSLAVVAPGIAEALLATAIGLFAAIPALIAYNKMQGDVAKAQARMESFADEFSAILSRQIDQHAASSNRDRAA; the protein is encoded by the coding sequence ATGAATCCAGCCGAAATCGCCGCGAGCCCCCTCGCCGCTCCCGCCGCCGACATCACCATCTGGAGCATGTTCTGGGGCGCGCATATCGTAGTGAAATTCGTGATGGTGGGCCTGCTGCTCGCCTCCGTCTGGTGCTGGGCGATCATCATTGACAAAACGCTGCTTTTCAGCCGCATGCGCCGCGCCATGGACCGTTTCGAGGAGAGCTTCTGGTCGGGCAATTCGCTGGAGGAGCTTTACGGCAAGCTCTCAGAACGCCCGACGACCGGCATGGCGACGCTTTTCGTCGCGGCCATGCGCGAATGGAAACGCTCGTTCCAGAGCGGCGCGAGCGCATCCTTCATGGGCCTTCAGGCGCGCATCGAGAAGGTGCTGGACGTCTCCATCGCCCGCGAGGTCGAGAAGCTCGAGTCCAATCTGCTCGTGCTGGCGACCGTCGCTTCCGCTGGCCCCTTTGTCGGCCTCTTCGGCACGGTCTGGGGCATCATGACCTCCTTCCGCTCAATCGCCGCCTCCAAGAACACCTCGCTCGCGGTCGTCGCGCCGGGCATCGCCGAGGCGCTGCTGGCCACGGCCATCGGCCTTTTCGCCGCCATTCCCGCGCTCATCGCCTACAACAAGATGCAGGGCGACGTGGCGAAAGCGCAGGCGCGCATGGAAAGCTTCGCCGACGAATTCTCCGCCATACTGTCGCGCCAGATCGACCAGCACGCGGCCTCGTCCAACCGCGACCGGGCGGCCTGA
- a CDS encoding biopolymer transporter ExbD translates to MGASLSTPGRKGGRRRRGVPRYGAMAEINMTPFIDVMLVLLIIFMVAAPLLATGVAVDLPQTKAGALNIDQKPVSIAIDEKGQVFLMDQPVEIAQLLDKLKEAAKQGFDERIYVRGSKAVNYGRVAEVMSLITTAGYKKVALVTEQEKK, encoded by the coding sequence ATGGGCGCGTCGCTCTCCACTCCCGGGCGCAAGGGCGGCAGGCGGCGGCGCGGCGTGCCGCGCTACGGCGCCATGGCCGAGATCAACATGACGCCCTTCATCGACGTCATGCTGGTGCTGCTCATCATCTTCATGGTCGCCGCGCCTTTGCTCGCCACCGGCGTCGCGGTCGACTTGCCGCAAACAAAGGCGGGCGCGCTCAACATCGACCAGAAGCCGGTCTCCATCGCGATCGACGAAAAGGGACAGGTGTTCCTCATGGATCAGCCCGTCGAGATCGCGCAGCTTCTCGACAAGCTGAAGGAGGCCGCCAAGCAGGGCTTCGACGAGCGCATTTATGTGCGCGGCTCGAAGGCCGTGAACTACGGCCGCGTCGCAGAGGTCATGTCGCTCATCACGACCGCCGGATACAAGAAGGTTGCTCTGGTGACGGAGCAGGAGAAGAAGTGA
- the tolB gene encoding Tol-Pal system beta propeller repeat protein TolB yields MTRLITRRAAAGLIAGAAMAPFTPASAGRIIELKGGGFQPINVAVAPFIGDEAARTITSVTMNNFKRSVFLKPIDGATVGEDGSPDQTPNLDAYKAINAQFVLTGRSQRTGDGRLKTEFRLFDVTTGEQVAGQQYVTESANMRRVAHLLSDAVFTRVTGEKGFFDTRVVFVDESGSKDKRRKRLAMMDQDGANVRYLTRGDDLVVTPRFSPSSLDVTYMAFNSDGEPKVLLMNIESSQREVVGNFPGMTFSPRFSPDGQKIIMSLSQGSSTNLYTMDLRSRTTTRLTDTSAIDTAPSFSPDGSRIAFESDRGGSQQIYVMGAHGGEAKRISFGGGRYSTPVWSPKGDYIAFTKQNGGNFSIGVMKTDGSGERILTEGFHNEGPTWAPNGLFLMFFRESGGAGGPKIYMVDVFGRTELQVPTPGYASDPAWGPLQD; encoded by the coding sequence ATGACACGCCTCATCACCCGTCGCGCCGCCGCAGGACTCATCGCCGGCGCAGCGATGGCGCCCTTCACGCCAGCGAGCGCCGGCCGCATCATCGAACTGAAGGGCGGTGGCTTCCAGCCGATCAACGTCGCTGTCGCGCCCTTCATCGGCGACGAGGCGGCGCGCACGATCACTTCGGTGACGATGAACAATTTCAAGCGCTCGGTGTTTCTGAAGCCGATCGACGGAGCGACGGTCGGCGAGGACGGTTCGCCCGACCAGACGCCCAATCTCGACGCCTACAAGGCCATAAACGCGCAATTCGTTCTGACCGGCCGCTCGCAGCGCACTGGCGACGGACGGCTCAAGACCGAGTTCCGCCTCTTCGACGTCACCACCGGCGAGCAGGTCGCGGGGCAGCAATATGTGACTGAATCCGCGAACATGCGCCGCGTCGCGCATCTTCTGTCGGACGCCGTGTTCACGCGCGTCACCGGCGAGAAGGGTTTTTTCGACACGCGCGTCGTGTTCGTGGACGAGTCGGGCTCCAAGGACAAGCGCCGCAAGCGGCTCGCCATGATGGATCAGGACGGCGCCAATGTCCGCTATCTGACCCGCGGCGACGACCTCGTCGTCACGCCGCGCTTTTCGCCCTCGTCGCTCGATGTGACCTATATGGCCTTCAACAGCGACGGCGAGCCGAAAGTGCTGCTGATGAACATCGAGAGCAGCCAGCGCGAGGTCGTCGGCAACTTCCCCGGCATGACCTTCTCGCCGCGTTTCTCGCCCGACGGCCAGAAAATCATAATGTCGCTGTCTCAGGGCTCCTCGACAAATCTCTATACGATGGATCTGCGGTCACGCACGACGACGCGCCTCACCGACACGAGCGCGATCGACACGGCGCCTTCCTTTTCGCCGGACGGCTCGCGGATCGCCTTCGAAAGCGACCGCGGCGGCTCGCAGCAGATTTACGTGATGGGCGCGCATGGCGGCGAGGCCAAACGCATCTCCTTCGGCGGCGGACGCTATTCGACGCCGGTGTGGTCGCCCAAGGGAGACTACATCGCCTTCACCAAGCAGAACGGCGGCAACTTCTCCATCGGCGTGATGAAGACGGACGGCTCCGGCGAACGCATCCTGACCGAGGGCTTCCACAATGAAGGCCCCACATGGGCGCCGAACGGCCTGTTCCTGATGTTCTTCCGCGAAAGCGGCGGCGCCGGCGGGCCGAAAATCTACATGGTGGACGTGTTCGGCCGCACCGAGTTGCAGGTGCCGACGCCGGGTTACGCGAGCGATCCCGCGTGGGGGCCGTTGCAGGACTGA